Proteins encoded together in one Formosa sp. Hel3_A1_48 window:
- the radA gene encoding DNA repair protein RadA has protein sequence MAKLKTTFFCQSCGAQYAKWQGQCTSCKSWNTIVEELIKKPEKVAWKTSSSSAKERVSTPLKISEIDTTKTPRLDTTDAELNRVLGGGIVPGSLILLGGEPGIGKSTLMLQLSLKLPYKTLYISGEESQKQIKLRAERIHPSSEQCYILTETKTQYIFKQIEDLAPDILVIDSIQTLQSDVLEASAGSVSQIKQCTSELMKFAKETATPVILIGHITKDGSIAGPKILEHMVDTVLQFEGDRNHVFRILRAHKNRFGSTHELGIYEMQGTGLRIVENPSEILISKKDTALSGNAIAVTLEGMRPLLVEVQALVSSAVYGTPQRSATGFNAKRLNMLLAVLEKRAGFRLGAKDVFLNITGGISVDDPAIDLAVVAAILSSNNDDALSDNFCFAAEVGLSGEIRPVQRVEQRIMEAEKLGFTAIFISKHNKLGLKPNKIEVHLISKIEDLLRFI, from the coding sequence ATGGCAAAACTTAAAACAACATTCTTTTGTCAGAGCTGTGGTGCACAATATGCCAAGTGGCAGGGGCAATGCACTTCCTGTAAGTCATGGAATACGATTGTTGAAGAACTGATCAAAAAGCCTGAAAAAGTTGCTTGGAAAACAAGCAGTAGTTCAGCCAAAGAACGGGTTTCTACCCCTCTAAAAATATCAGAAATTGACACGACTAAAACCCCTCGATTGGATACCACCGATGCGGAACTCAACAGGGTTTTAGGGGGTGGTATTGTACCGGGATCACTTATTTTGTTGGGCGGTGAACCCGGGATTGGCAAAAGCACTCTGATGCTCCAATTATCTTTAAAATTGCCCTACAAAACCCTGTATATTTCGGGTGAAGAAAGCCAAAAACAAATAAAACTTCGTGCAGAGCGCATTCACCCAAGTAGCGAACAGTGTTATATTTTAACCGAAACGAAAACGCAATACATTTTCAAACAGATCGAGGATCTTGCTCCTGACATCCTTGTTATTGATTCTATTCAAACGCTTCAAAGCGATGTTTTGGAAGCATCGGCGGGGAGTGTTTCTCAAATTAAGCAGTGCACTTCAGAATTGATGAAGTTTGCTAAAGAGACAGCGACACCTGTCATTCTTATTGGGCATATTACTAAAGATGGCAGCATAGCAGGGCCTAAAATTTTGGAGCATATGGTAGACACTGTATTGCAGTTTGAAGGGGACCGCAATCATGTTTTCAGGATATTGCGCGCGCACAAAAATCGTTTTGGTTCCACTCATGAGCTGGGAATATATGAAATGCAAGGCACTGGCTTAAGAATCGTAGAAAATCCTTCAGAGATTTTAATTTCAAAAAAAGACACTGCTTTATCTGGTAATGCTATTGCTGTTACTTTGGAAGGGATGCGGCCATTGTTGGTAGAAGTTCAGGCCTTAGTGAGTTCTGCAGTCTATGGCACGCCACAACGCAGTGCTACAGGGTTCAATGCGAAGCGGCTCAATATGTTACTGGCTGTTCTTGAGAAACGCGCTGGCTTTCGCTTGGGGGCCAAGGATGTTTTTTTGAACATCACGGGCGGGATTAGTGTGGATGATCCTGCTATTGATTTGGCGGTAGTTGCAGCCATTTTATCATCAAATAACGACGATGCCCTAAGCGATAATTTTTGTTTTGCAGCTGAGGTCGGTCTATCTGGAGAAATCCGTCCTGTGCAACGCGTTGAGCAGCGCATTATGGAGGCCGAAAAACTTGGTTTTACGGCTATTTTCATTTCGAAGCACAATAAGTTGGGGCTTAAACCCAACAAAATAGAAGTCCACTTAATCTCTAAAATTGAAGATCTGTTGCGCTTTATTTAA
- a CDS encoding BrxA/BrxB family bacilliredoxin, which yields MYPAELVKPMREHLTQVGFEELYSAEAVDAALAKSGTTLIVVNSVCGCAAANARPGAIQSLQNDKRPTQTVTVFAGVDKKAVDKAREHMIPFPPSSPCMALFKDGELVHMLERHHIEGRPAELIAENLTNAYNEYC from the coding sequence ATGTACCCAGCTGAGTTAGTAAAACCAATGCGTGAGCATCTTACGCAGGTAGGATTTGAAGAATTATATAGTGCTGAAGCCGTTGATGCTGCTTTGGCAAAATCAGGAACCACGCTTATTGTGGTTAATTCTGTATGCGGATGTGCAGCTGCCAACGCGCGCCCTGGCGCAATTCAAAGTTTGCAAAACGATAAACGTCCAACACAAACAGTAACCGTCTTTGCAGGTGTTGATAAAAAGGCCGTAGATAAGGCGCGTGAACACATGATTCCCTTTCCACCGAGTTCGCCTTGTATGGCGTTATTCAAAGATGGAGAACTAGTGCATATGCTTGAACGCCACCATATTGAAGGCAGGCCTGCAGAACTCATTGCGGAAAACTTGACAAACGCCTATAACGAATATTGCTAA
- a CDS encoding TerB family tellurite resistance protein: protein MSFAKWIGASLGWSFGGPIGAILGLALGSLIDKSSVKTKTYSRPNMRTQSGDFEVSLLILASLVIKADGKQDQRELDFVRRQFVQMYGRDRANHAFRLFKAINKQPNISLRQVCLQIQQMMDHASRLQLLHFLFGIAQSDGDVASSEVIIIERIANYLRISHRDFESIKAMFYSSKTNAYKILELDKDASPKDIKSAYRRMVKKFHPDKVQHLGKEHQKGAEEKFRKVQEAYEQLQKDLKF from the coding sequence ATGAGTTTTGCAAAGTGGATTGGGGCTTCTCTAGGCTGGTCTTTTGGAGGCCCTATTGGAGCAATTTTAGGTTTAGCATTAGGGAGTTTAATCGATAAATCTTCTGTAAAGACAAAGACATATTCCAGGCCCAATATGCGAACTCAATCCGGTGATTTTGAAGTGAGCTTACTTATTTTGGCTTCTTTGGTGATCAAGGCCGACGGCAAACAGGACCAGAGAGAACTGGACTTTGTACGCCGCCAATTTGTACAAATGTATGGTAGGGACCGTGCAAATCACGCGTTTCGATTGTTTAAAGCGATAAATAAACAACCCAATATATCCTTGCGCCAAGTGTGTCTGCAGATTCAGCAAATGATGGATCATGCGTCGCGCTTACAGTTGTTACATTTTTTGTTTGGAATAGCGCAGTCCGATGGAGATGTGGCTTCAAGCGAAGTGATTATCATAGAGCGTATCGCCAATTACCTTCGGATAAGTCATAGAGATTTTGAAAGTATAAAAGCGATGTTTTACAGCTCAAAAACAAATGCGTATAAAATTTTGGAATTAGATAAAGACGCTAGCCCTAAAGATATCAAAAGTGCATACAGGCGAATGGTTAAAAAATTTCACCCAGACAAGGTACAACACTTAGGCAAAGAACATCAAAAGGGCGCTGAGGAAAAATTCAGAAAAGTACAAGAGGCTTACGAACAACTTCAGAAAGACCTCAAATTTTAG
- a CDS encoding TonB-dependent receptor codes for MIRLLLCVTIGFNSLLAQNFSISGRVRSENGPLAFANIVVKNSNNGVIANEQGKYNIPNLKAGVYTLEASYIGYKSSTLNVQIISKSIEIDFDLEPSPVLDEVVITSTLKPVKRSESPIPVEVFTAAFLKKNPTANIFEALQTVNGVRPQLNCSVCNTGNIRINGLEGPYSLVLIDGMPIVSGLSTVYGLSGIPSALIDQVEIIKGPASSLYGSEAVGGLINIITKHPENTPLLFFDSFLTDWNEYNLDVGLKALLGDKISVLFGVNYFNYNNPIDNNNDNFTDLALQDRISVFQKWSFSRPKNRLFSLAGRYFYEDRWGGEMQWKSKNRGGTEVYGESIYTSRFELIGNYQLPLQEKLFFQFSYSDHDQNSVYGDRYYLAKQRIGFGQLLWDFSEPKSDWLIGLSARYNYYNDNTTVTNTSDEVVVPSLFVQNEISLTKKHKLLLGGRYDYDNRHGSIFTPRLAFRYKPTDDDIFRVNAGTGFRIVNLFTEEHAALSGSRDLVIQNKLKPEQSFNINANYLKKIYTKKGQILSLDWSTWYTYFTNAIRPDYDTNPNLVIYDNLEGSATSFGLSFSLDAVISPHFKGLIGGTIQDVSQKENGIRRQQILTEKFSGTWALTYTNLKNNFTIDYTGNIYGPMRLAVLGPLDPRQKNAPIWSIQNILFTFKKFKNIELYTGLKNILNWTPNKGNPFIIARADDPFDDNVSFDNNGSAIVTANNPYGLTFDPTYIYAPNQGRRLFFGLRYNLN; via the coding sequence ATGATTAGGCTTTTGTTGTGTGTTACCATAGGGTTTAATTCTTTGCTTGCTCAGAACTTCAGCATAAGCGGAAGGGTACGTTCAGAAAATGGACCATTGGCTTTTGCTAATATTGTGGTTAAAAACAGTAATAATGGCGTAATAGCCAATGAGCAAGGAAAATACAACATCCCCAATCTAAAAGCGGGGGTGTACACTTTAGAGGCCTCATATATAGGATATAAAAGCAGCACTCTGAACGTGCAAATTATAAGCAAGAGTATAGAAATCGACTTTGATTTAGAACCCAGTCCCGTACTGGATGAAGTTGTTATCACGAGCACCTTAAAGCCTGTAAAACGTTCGGAAAGCCCCATCCCTGTCGAAGTTTTTACCGCAGCATTTTTAAAGAAAAACCCAACAGCAAATATTTTTGAAGCCCTGCAGACTGTAAATGGGGTTCGTCCTCAACTCAATTGCAGCGTATGCAATACTGGAAATATCCGCATCAATGGCCTAGAAGGCCCTTACTCGCTTGTCCTCATTGACGGAATGCCCATTGTAAGTGGATTATCTACCGTCTATGGATTGTCAGGAATTCCAAGTGCATTAATCGATCAGGTTGAAATCATAAAAGGCCCAGCTTCATCCTTGTATGGCAGTGAAGCCGTAGGGGGGTTAATTAATATCATTACTAAACACCCCGAAAACACCCCATTATTATTTTTTGATTCATTTCTAACAGACTGGAATGAGTACAATTTAGATGTAGGACTCAAGGCTTTGCTGGGGGATAAGATTAGCGTTTTATTTGGGGTCAATTATTTTAATTATAACAATCCCATAGATAACAACAACGATAATTTTACAGATCTTGCCCTTCAAGATCGAATTTCGGTTTTTCAAAAATGGAGTTTTAGCCGCCCAAAAAATCGGCTGTTTTCCTTGGCAGGTCGCTATTTCTATGAAGACCGCTGGGGGGGTGAAATGCAATGGAAATCCAAAAATCGTGGAGGAACTGAAGTATATGGAGAAAGTATTTACACCTCCCGTTTCGAACTTATTGGAAATTATCAACTTCCCCTGCAAGAGAAACTATTTTTCCAATTCTCTTACTCGGATCACGATCAAAACTCTGTCTATGGAGACCGTTATTATCTTGCAAAGCAACGCATTGGATTTGGTCAATTATTATGGGATTTTTCGGAGCCGAAATCTGATTGGTTAATCGGTCTAAGCGCAAGGTACAACTACTACAACGACAACACCACAGTTACCAATACTTCAGATGAAGTTGTGGTGCCTTCTTTATTTGTTCAAAATGAAATATCACTGACTAAAAAACATAAACTGCTTTTAGGTGGTAGATACGATTATGACAATAGGCATGGAAGTATTTTTACACCTCGGCTGGCTTTTCGATACAAGCCTACTGATGACGATATTTTTCGCGTCAATGCCGGCACAGGGTTTAGAATAGTAAATCTATTTACTGAAGAACATGCAGCGCTAAGCGGGTCAAGAGACCTTGTTATACAAAACAAATTAAAACCTGAGCAGTCTTTCAATATTAACGCCAATTATTTAAAAAAAATATATACTAAAAAAGGCCAAATCTTGAGCTTGGATTGGTCAACATGGTACACTTACTTTACAAATGCAATACGCCCGGATTACGACACAAACCCTAATTTGGTTATTTACGATAATTTAGAGGGCAGCGCTACTAGCTTCGGACTAAGTTTTAGCCTTGATGCCGTTATATCTCCCCATTTCAAAGGCTTAATTGGCGGAACAATCCAAGATGTTTCCCAAAAAGAAAATGGTATTCGTAGGCAACAAATTCTCACCGAAAAGTTTTCTGGAACATGGGCGCTTACCTATACAAATTTGAAAAATAATTTTACAATTGATTACACAGGAAATATATATGGCCCGATGCGTCTAGCTGTTCTTGGCCCATTAGACCCAAGACAAAAAAATGCGCCAATATGGAGTATACAAAACATCCTATTTACATTTAAAAAATTTAAAAATATTGAGCTCTACACAGGATTAAAAAACATTTTGAATTGGACGCCAAACAAAGGCAATCCGTTTATTATAGCAAGAGCAGATGATCCATTTGATGATAACGTAAGTTTCGACAACAATGGAAGCGCGATAGTAACGGCAAATAATCCCTATGGTCTAACATTCGACCCCACTTATATCTATGCGCCAAATCAAGGTCGACGTTTGTTTTTTGGTTTGCGATACAATCTAAACTGA
- a CDS encoding metal-dependent transcriptional regulator yields MTLSEENYLKAIYHLAKQDKASVSTNAIATKMMTKASSATDMIKKLAEKGLVDYQKYQGVHLTEKGRFAAVSVIRKHRLWEVFLVKKLNFSWDEVHEVAEQLEHIKSEKLTQQLDAFLDHPKEDPHGDPIPDCEGNLPSTQKILLAQIERAESCICVGVKDSTSQFLQYLDKHNIALGTKIEVLSKESFDESMSINVNKYQLTISKEVAHNLFVKIN; encoded by the coding sequence GTGACATTATCAGAAGAAAATTATTTAAAAGCAATTTATCATTTAGCGAAGCAAGACAAGGCATCGGTAAGTACTAATGCTATAGCTACAAAGATGATGACTAAGGCTTCTTCGGCTACGGACATGATAAAGAAGCTCGCGGAAAAGGGTTTAGTGGATTACCAAAAATACCAAGGGGTTCATTTGACTGAAAAAGGCCGTTTTGCCGCAGTTTCTGTAATTAGAAAACACAGGTTGTGGGAAGTTTTCTTGGTTAAAAAACTCAATTTTTCTTGGGATGAGGTTCATGAGGTAGCCGAGCAATTGGAGCACATTAAATCAGAGAAGCTCACCCAGCAATTGGATGCATTTTTGGATCATCCTAAAGAGGATCCTCATGGCGATCCTATTCCGGATTGCGAAGGTAATCTTCCTTCTACCCAAAAAATATTACTGGCTCAAATCGAACGTGCCGAAAGCTGTATTTGTGTTGGTGTTAAAGATTCTACATCACAATTTTTACAGTATTTAGACAAGCACAATATAGCGTTAGGCACAAAGATTGAGGTTTTATCGAAAGAGTCTTTTGATGAGTCGATGAGTATAAACGTTAATAAATATCAATTGACGATTTCTAAGGAAGTCGCTCATAATTTATTTGTAAAAATCAATTAA
- a CDS encoding ZIP family metal transporter, whose translation MLDQIIIYFESIDPILAALYASLFTWILTALGAALVFFFKGMNRGLLDGMLGFTGGVMVAASFWSLLAPGIEMSPGEGFVKVIPAAIGFGLGALFLFGLDKILPHLHINFKESEKEGVKSPWHRTTLLVLAITMHNIPEGLAVGVLFGGVAAGIPEATIGGAVALALGIGIQNFPEGIAVSMPLRRQGVSRFKSFWYGQLSAIVEPIAAVVGALAVTFFTPLLPYALAFAAGAMIFVVVEEVIPETQRDKYTDIATLGFIGGFIVMMTLDVALG comes from the coding sequence ATGTTAGATCAAATTATCATTTATTTTGAATCCATAGATCCAATATTAGCTGCCTTGTATGCTTCTTTATTTACATGGATTTTAACAGCTCTTGGTGCAGCATTAGTATTTTTCTTCAAGGGGATGAACAGAGGATTACTCGACGGTATGTTGGGATTTACTGGGGGAGTAATGGTTGCTGCAAGTTTTTGGAGTTTACTCGCTCCGGGCATTGAAATGAGTCCGGGAGAGGGCTTTGTTAAGGTAATTCCAGCAGCCATTGGATTTGGTTTAGGAGCTTTATTTTTGTTTGGTTTGGATAAGATTTTACCGCATTTACATATAAATTTCAAGGAAAGCGAGAAGGAAGGCGTCAAATCGCCTTGGCACAGAACTACTCTGTTGGTTTTGGCTATTACCATGCACAATATTCCAGAAGGTTTGGCTGTAGGGGTATTATTTGGCGGAGTTGCTGCGGGTATTCCGGAGGCGACTATAGGTGGTGCTGTAGCCCTAGCTTTAGGCATAGGAATTCAAAATTTCCCAGAAGGCATAGCAGTTTCTATGCCTCTTAGGCGTCAAGGGGTAAGCCGTTTCAAAAGTTTTTGGTATGGTCAATTATCGGCTATTGTAGAGCCGATTGCTGCTGTAGTTGGGGCCTTGGCTGTTACGTTTTTTACGCCCTTACTACCCTATGCTTTGGCTTTTGCTGCGGGCGCAATGATTTTTGTGGTGGTCGAAGAAGTGATTCCGGAAACACAGCGGGATAAGTATACAGATATAGCAACGCTTGGCTTTATCGGCGGATTTATAGTGATGATGACTTTAGATGTGGCATTGGGCTAG
- a CDS encoding FeoB-associated Cys-rich membrane protein: MNTALENIIVSCVAIAAVLFLIRKKIWPKKKDKNCGGGDCGC; encoded by the coding sequence TTGAATACAGCGCTGGAAAATATCATTGTAAGTTGTGTTGCAATTGCGGCAGTTTTGTTCTTGATTAGAAAAAAAATTTGGCCAAAAAAAAAGGACAAAAATTGTGGCGGAGGCGACTGTGGATGCTAG
- the feoB gene encoding ferrous iron transport protein B, whose protein sequence is MSKQINVALIGNPNTGKTSVFNALTGLNQKVGNYPGITVDKKQGICKLSRGVKAHILDLPGTYSLNASSLDENVVIELLLNKNDKDYPDVAVIVSDVENLKRNLLLFTQIKDLKIPTLLVINMSDVMKRKGISLDVDVLEEKLNTKIALVSTRKGTGIQELKKLIEQYKILPKKQCLDASTIEPAYFERLQKAFPNQDIYKLWLVITQDANFGKVSRQELDVSKFKTKSTSELKRLQQKEAIKRYQFINNVLKEGQNIDRSKARDLRSKLDRVLIHKVWGYVIFFIILLTIFQAIYDWATFPMDLIDTTFAGLAEWVKSSYPNGGKVTDLVAEGIVSGIGGIVIFIPQIAFLFLFISILEESGYMSRVVFLMDRIMRRFGLSGKSLVPLISGTACAIPAVMATRNIENWKERLITILVTPFTTCSARLPVYLIIIALVIPEGYIFGLSYQALTLMLLYLIGFGMAVFSAYVLDRIMKTNRKTFFVVEMPNYKLPLLKNVLITVFEKTKTFVFEAGKIILAISVILWVLASYGPGEKFNNAEAIVAEQYADLSDAKIDDKVAAYRLEHSYIGIIGKTIEPVIKPLGYDWKIGIGLVASFAAREVFVGTLATIYSVGSATENESIDTIKTKMSNEIYEDGSKVFTFASGISLLLFYAFAMQCMSTLAIVKRETKSWKWPMIQLIGMSTIAYIFALIAFQILN, encoded by the coding sequence ATGAGTAAACAGATCAACGTTGCGCTCATAGGCAACCCAAATACGGGAAAAACATCGGTTTTCAACGCCCTCACTGGCTTAAATCAGAAAGTAGGTAATTACCCTGGGATTACAGTCGATAAAAAACAAGGCATTTGTAAATTGTCTCGAGGCGTAAAAGCCCATATTTTAGACCTGCCCGGAACCTATAGTCTCAATGCCTCGTCCTTGGACGAAAATGTTGTCATCGAATTATTGCTTAATAAAAATGATAAAGATTATCCTGATGTAGCGGTCATTGTGAGTGATGTCGAAAATTTGAAGCGAAATCTTCTTTTATTCACTCAGATTAAAGACTTAAAAATCCCCACTCTTTTGGTCATTAACATGAGTGATGTCATGAAGCGCAAAGGAATATCTTTAGATGTTGACGTTTTAGAAGAAAAACTTAACACCAAAATTGCATTGGTGAGTACGCGAAAAGGCACGGGCATTCAAGAACTAAAAAAACTAATTGAGCAGTACAAAATATTACCAAAAAAACAATGTTTAGATGCCTCTACTATTGAACCTGCTTATTTTGAACGCCTACAAAAAGCCTTCCCAAATCAAGACATTTACAAGCTTTGGTTGGTCATTACTCAGGATGCTAATTTTGGTAAAGTTTCGCGTCAAGAGTTAGACGTCTCAAAATTTAAAACCAAATCTACTTCAGAGCTGAAACGTTTGCAGCAAAAAGAAGCCATAAAACGCTACCAATTTATAAATAATGTACTGAAAGAAGGACAAAATATTGACCGCTCTAAAGCTAGAGATTTAAGAAGCAAACTCGATCGAGTTTTGATTCATAAAGTCTGGGGATACGTTATCTTCTTCATTATCTTACTCACAATTTTTCAAGCCATTTACGATTGGGCTACGTTCCCCATGGACTTGATCGACACAACTTTTGCAGGACTTGCAGAATGGGTAAAAAGCAGCTATCCCAATGGGGGTAAAGTCACTGATTTAGTTGCGGAAGGGATTGTTTCTGGCATTGGGGGTATTGTTATTTTCATCCCTCAAATCGCCTTTTTATTTTTATTCATTTCAATTCTAGAAGAAAGTGGCTACATGAGCCGCGTGGTCTTTTTGATGGACCGTATCATGCGGCGTTTTGGGCTCAGCGGTAAAAGTTTAGTTCCACTCATTTCAGGCACAGCTTGTGCGATTCCTGCTGTTATGGCAACACGAAATATCGAAAACTGGAAAGAACGCCTCATCACCATTTTAGTAACTCCTTTTACAACTTGTTCGGCGCGCTTACCCGTCTACTTGATCATCATTGCCTTGGTTATCCCCGAAGGCTATATTTTTGGCCTAAGCTACCAAGCACTGACCCTTATGTTACTTTATCTTATTGGTTTTGGAATGGCTGTGTTTTCGGCCTATGTGTTGGACCGCATCATGAAAACCAACCGCAAAACCTTTTTTGTGGTCGAAATGCCAAATTACAAACTACCCTTGCTTAAAAATGTTCTCATTACAGTCTTTGAAAAAACAAAAACATTCGTTTTTGAAGCCGGTAAAATTATTTTAGCAATCTCCGTGATTTTATGGGTACTCGCTTCATACGGCCCAGGCGAAAAATTCAATAATGCAGAAGCTATTGTCGCTGAACAATATGCGGATCTTTCTGATGCAAAAATAGACGATAAAGTGGCGGCCTACCGATTAGAACATTCTTACATTGGAATCATCGGGAAAACCATCGAGCCAGTCATAAAGCCCTTGGGCTACGATTGGAAAATAGGAATTGGCTTGGTCGCTTCATTCGCCGCACGTGAAGTATTTGTCGGAACTCTTGCTACTATTTATAGCGTCGGAAGTGCTACAGAAAATGAAAGCATCGATACCATCAAAACAAAAATGTCCAATGAAATTTATGAAGATGGAAGCAAAGTGTTCACCTTTGCCTCAGGCATCTCGCTCTTACTTTTTTATGCCTTTGCCATGCAATGTATGAGCACATTAGCCATCGTAAAAAGAGAAACAAAAAGTTGGAAATGGCCTATGATTCAACTCATAGGTATGAGTACTATTGCCTACATTTTTGCACTAATTGCATTTCAAATCTTAAACTAA
- a CDS encoding FeoA family protein produces the protein MSLTIADLKKGESAVITDSSSNDIPLKLLEMGCLPGNEVKLLQLAPFSDPMYLNVNDSFLAIRKETASLIVIEKINE, from the coding sequence GTGAGTCTTACAATTGCCGATTTAAAAAAAGGAGAAAGTGCTGTGATTACAGACAGCTCTTCAAACGATATTCCACTAAAGCTGCTGGAAATGGGCTGTTTGCCTGGCAACGAAGTCAAATTGCTGCAACTTGCGCCCTTTTCTGACCCGATGTATTTGAATGTTAACGATAGTTTTTTGGCTATACGCAAAGAAACAGCGTCCCTAATTGTAATCGAAAAAATAAATGAGTAA
- a CDS encoding SCO family protein, with translation MRNTLKKYKLFIGTMLLLSVIIMTAFYSILKPAKVLPIYQPAQVNFELVDSTIQHQKKYHTIANFKLVNQNGDSITQDFYKDKIYVADFFFTTCQTICPIMTDHMYEIQKQTISDPEVLLLSHTVTPEIDSVEQLKRYAKKKLVNASKWNLVTGDKKQIYDLARTSYLAVKTNGDGGPYDMIHTENFVLIDKKKQIRGFYDGTDPKAIETLLDDIKVLKATDNH, from the coding sequence ATGCGCAATACGCTAAAAAAATACAAACTCTTTATCGGTACTATGCTGCTGCTTTCGGTCATCATTATGACTGCCTTTTACAGCATCCTTAAACCCGCAAAAGTCCTCCCTATATATCAGCCTGCGCAAGTTAATTTTGAATTGGTCGACAGCACAATTCAACATCAAAAAAAATACCATACTATTGCCAATTTTAAGCTCGTTAATCAAAACGGTGACAGCATCACTCAAGATTTTTATAAGGACAAAATATATGTCGCCGATTTCTTTTTTACCACCTGTCAGACGATTTGCCCAATCATGACAGACCACATGTACGAGATTCAAAAACAAACCATTTCAGATCCTGAGGTTCTGCTGCTTTCACACACGGTCACTCCTGAAATAGATTCTGTAGAACAATTGAAACGTTACGCTAAAAAGAAATTAGTAAATGCATCTAAATGGAATTTAGTTACCGGAGATAAAAAACAAATTTATGATCTGGCAAGAACCTCTTATTTGGCCGTAAAAACCAATGGAGATGGAGGCCCTTATGATATGATACACACCGAAAATTTTGTGCTTATCGATAAGAAAAAACAAATACGTGGATTTTACGATGGAACTGATCCAAAAGCCATAGAAACACTTTTGGATGATATAAAAGTGTTAAAAGCAACTGACAATCACTGA
- the rseP gene encoding RIP metalloprotease RseP, protein MEFFIKISQFLLSLSLLIVLHELGHFIPAKLFKTRVEKFYLFFDLKYSLFKKKIGETVYGIGWLPLGGYVKISGMIDESMDTEQMAQAPQPWEFRSKPSWQRLIIMLGGVTVNFILAAVIYIFMAFFYGSSDVDANSVKGGYAVYNPVLQEIGLKDGDKVLSINDYKIEYFSDIRKYILEAETMTIEREGQQQTINFPVDFLGQLSASKKRGLIELRPPFIFDSFQENSINEGVDLRKGDIFKTINGQSAEFFDEVVSILQTLKNQTATATVERDGALISRELQINSEGAFELIVSQSLNDYQDAGYFDIIQKEYDFGESIGVGLDRFVSQISSYWMQLKLIFSPSTGAYKGVGGFMAIFDIFPDTWSWESFWGITAYLSIMLGVLNLLPIPALDGGHVMFLLYEMVSGRKPGDKFMEYAQTVGFFILIALVLFANGNDIFKAFFG, encoded by the coding sequence ATGGAATTTTTCATTAAAATAAGTCAATTTTTACTTAGTCTTTCACTTTTAATTGTACTGCACGAGCTTGGGCATTTCATTCCGGCTAAGTTGTTTAAAACGCGTGTCGAAAAGTTTTATCTGTTTTTTGATTTAAAATATTCCTTATTCAAAAAGAAAATCGGCGAAACGGTGTATGGCATCGGCTGGTTACCTTTAGGGGGTTATGTCAAAATTTCGGGCATGATAGATGAAAGTATGGACACTGAGCAGATGGCGCAAGCACCACAGCCGTGGGAATTTAGATCGAAACCCTCGTGGCAACGTTTAATTATTATGTTGGGTGGTGTTACGGTAAACTTTATTTTGGCCGCAGTCATATATATTTTTATGGCGTTTTTTTATGGCTCTTCTGATGTGGATGCCAATAGTGTAAAGGGGGGTTATGCTGTTTACAACCCGGTTTTACAAGAGATTGGCTTAAAAGACGGAGACAAAGTTTTGTCTATTAATGACTATAAAATTGAGTATTTTTCTGACATCCGCAAGTATATTTTGGAGGCCGAAACCATGACCATAGAACGCGAGGGCCAACAACAAACCATTAATTTTCCTGTAGACTTTTTGGGGCAACTGAGTGCCAGCAAAAAAAGAGGGCTCATAGAGCTGAGACCTCCGTTTATTTTTGATTCTTTTCAGGAAAATTCGATAAATGAAGGCGTTGATCTTCGTAAAGGCGATATTTTTAAAACTATAAATGGTCAATCAGCGGAATTTTTTGATGAGGTCGTTTCGATACTTCAAACGTTAAAAAACCAGACGGCCACGGCTACAGTAGAGCGCGATGGGGCTTTAATTTCTCGTGAATTACAAATTAATTCAGAAGGCGCTTTTGAGCTTATTGTTTCTCAATCGCTGAATGACTATCAAGATGCTGGCTATTTTGATATCATTCAAAAAGAATACGATTTTGGAGAAAGTATTGGTGTTGGTCTAGATCGTTTTGTTTCTCAAATATCGTCTTATTGGATGCAATTAAAGCTCATATTTTCGCCAAGCACTGGCGCTTATAAAGGAGTAGGTGGCTTTATGGCAATTTTTGATATCTTCCCAGACACCTGGAGTTGGGAATCGTTTTGGGGCATTACGGCCTATTTATCCATTATGTTGGGGGTTCTAAATTTGTTACCGATTCCTGCTTTAGACGGAGGACATGTTATGTTTTTGCTATACGAAATGGTTTCTGGTCGTAAGCCAGGCGATAAGTTTATGGAGTATGCCCAGACGGTTGGCTTTTTTATCTTAATCGCTTTGGTATTGTTTGCTAATGGGAATGATATTTTTAAAGCCTTTTTTGGGTAA